A single Anabas testudineus chromosome 10, fAnaTes1.2, whole genome shotgun sequence DNA region contains:
- the LOC113160496 gene encoding uncharacterized protein LOC113160496 produces the protein MELHCLLTETPTTASSCSTDPLYDNCPPFAQRGRAREEEMQSRVVCPAVTRLPGPCSPLPGLAPAVAGGRGPGAWPDHSYYNWRGGLGRQDWEAELDSGINRAGGGERGGERGGSWVEEDRAYLNQTLNPSQSEEHRSALSLYDNLPDAITPDSLQEVSDMETNFQEQMYQACALEQIQGLMEAEGVSEEKSPWSSCEVILSDHGFSNQDHNPDRDKKHGQEPELMSCPQHVTVSSPPLSQTGCQAQWSSVAAQEPERSTWAPKVPPPVPLADPSASALRSLLTSLQQQIVRQREEYEERIISLEQRNEELQVKVVRLKTNLAQQRHWYQAVQAKITETERTRAAAELHNATLQREMEQFFDTFGELNNEAKKTEYIVKSF, from the exons ATGGAGCTGCACTGTCTTCTTACAGAGACCCCCACCACAGCTAGCTCCTGCTCCACGGACCCCTTGTACGATAACTGCCCACCTTTTGCTCAGCGAGGGAGGGCCAGGGAAGAGGAAATGCAGAGTAGGGTTGTGTGCCCGGCTGTAACCAGACTCCCAGGTCCCTGCAGCCCTCTGCCTGGTCTGGCCCCAGCTGTGGCTGGGGGAAGAGGGCCTGGCGCCTGGCCAGATCACAGCTACTACAACTGGAGAGGAGGCCTAGGAAGACAGGACTGGGAAGCAGAGCTGGATTCAGGCATaaacagagcaggaggaggagagagaggaggagaacgGGGAGGTAGCTGGGTAGAAGAGGACAGAGCTTATCTGAACCAGACCCTCAATCCATCTCAGAGTGAAGAACACAGGAgtgctctgtctctgtatgaTAACCTCCCCGACGCCATCACCCCTGACAGCCTCCAGGAGGTCTCGGACATGGAAACAAACTTTCAGGAGCAGATGTATCAAGCATGCGCCCTTGAGCAGATCCAGGGACTGATGGAAGCTGAGGGGGTGAGTGAAGAAAAGAGCCCCTGGTCCTCCTGTGAGGTCATCCTCTCCGATCATGGCTTCAGCAACCAGGACCACAATCCAGATCGAGATAAGAAGCATGGACAGGAGCCTGAGCTGATGTCATGTCCTCAACACGTTACAGTAAGTTCTCCTCCGCTTTCCCAAACTGGGTGCCAAGCACAGTGGTCCTCTGTTGCAGCCCAAGAGCCCGAGCGTTCAACGTGGGCTCCTAAGGTGCCTCCTCCCGTTCCCCTGGCCGACCCCTCCGCCAGTGCCCTCCGTAGCCTCCTCACCAGCCTCCAACAGCAGATAGTACGGCAAAGAGAGGAGTATGAGGAAAGAATTATCAG CCTAGAGCAGAGAAATGAAGAACTGCAGGTAAAGGTTGTGCGGTTGAAAACAAACCTGGCACAGCAGCGGCACTGGTACCAGGCTGTCCAAGCTAAGATCACGGAGACCGAAAGGACCCGAGCTGCTGCGGAACTACACAACGCAACgctgcagagagagatggagcagTTTTTTGACACCTTCGGAGAGCTCAACAACGAGGCCAAGAAGACAGAGTATATTGTGAAGAGCTTTTAA
- the mapk9 gene encoding mitogen-activated protein kinase 9 isoform X1: MSETEGQFYSVQVGDSTFTVLKRYQQLRAIGSGAQGIVCSAMDTVLGIPVAVKKLCRPFQNQTHAKRAYRELVLLKCVNHKNIIRLINVFTPQKSLEEFQDLYLVMELMDASLCQVIHMDLDHERMSYLLYQILCGIRHLHSAGIIHRDLKPSNIVVKSDCTLKILDFGLARTACTNFMMTPYVVTRYYRAPEVILGMKYKENVDIWSVGCIMGEMVKGSVIFQGTDHIDQWNKVIEVLGTPSLEFMNRLMETVRNYVMNKPQYPGVSFAELFPDWAFPSDSEHDKLKTGQARDLLSKMLVIDPECRISVEEALNHPYIHVWYDPAEADAPPPQISDKQLEEREHTIEQWKELIYEEVIDWEERNKNGLMKEDCSDVVSGSASQSSSANDISSMSTEHTLASDTDSSSIDTLTGPLDESQ; the protein is encoded by the exons ATGAGTGAGACAGAGGGCCAGTTCTACAGCGTGCAGGTGGGAGACTCCACCTTCACTGTACTCAAGCGCTACCAGCAGCTCCGCGCCATTGGCTCCGGGGCCCAGGGCATTGTCTG CTCTGCGATGGATACAGTCCTCGGTATACCAGTAGCAGTGAAAAAGCTGTGTCGGCCCTTCCAGAACCAGACCCATGCTAAACGTGCCTACAGGGAGCTGGTACTTCTCAAATGTGTCAATCACAAAAAT ATCATCCGTCTGATCAATGTGTTCACGCCTCAGAAGTCCCTGGAGGAATTCCAGGATCT GTACCTAGTGATGGAGCTGATGGATGCCAGTCTATGCCAGGTGATCCACATGGACCTGGACCATGAGAGGATGTCCTACCTGCTCTACCAGATCCTTTGTGGCATCAGACACCTGCACTCTGCTGGTATCATCCACAGG GACCTAAAGCCCAGTAACATTGTGGTGAAGTCAGATTGCACTCTGAAGATTTTGGACTTTGGCCTGGCTCGGACGGCCTGCACTAACTTCATGATGACCCCGTATGTGGTGACCAGATACTATCGTGCCCCAGAGGTCATACTGGGCATGAAGTATAAGGAGAACG TGGACATCTGGTCAGTGGGGTGTATCATGGGAGAGATGGTAAAGGGTAGCGTCATCTTCCAGGGCACCGACC ACATTGACCAGTGGAATAAGGTAATTGAGGTTCTAGGCACGCCTAGTCTGGAGTTTATGAACCGACTGATGGAGACCGTGAGGAACTATGTGATGAACAAGCCACAGTATCCTGGAGTCAGCTTTGCTGAGCTTTTCCCTGACTGGGCCTTTCCTTCTGACTCAGAACACGACAAACTAAAAA CAGGTCAGGCGCGGGACCTGCTGTCCAAAATGCTGGTCATTGATCCTGAATGCCGCATCTCTGTAGAAGAAGCCCTCAATCACCCCTACATTCACGTGTGGTACGATCCAGCAGAGGCCGATGCG CCTCCTCCTCAGATTTCAGATAAGCAGCtggaagagagagagcacaCCATAGAGCAATGGAAAG AACTCATTTATGAAGAGGTGATTGACTGGGAAGAGAGGAACAAGAATGGTCTGATGAAAGAAGATTGTTCAG ATGTGGTGTCAGGTTCGGCCTCCCAGTCGTCCTCAGCCAACGACATCTCGTCCATGTCCACGGAGCACACCTTGGCTTCGGACACAGATAGCAGCAGCATTGACACACTGACGGGACCGCTGGACGAGAGTCAGTGA
- the mapk9 gene encoding mitogen-activated protein kinase 9 isoform X2: MSETEGQFYSVQVGDSTFTVLKRYQQLRAIGSGAQGIVCSAMDTVLGIPVAVKKLCRPFQNQTHAKRAYRELVLLKCVNHKNIIRLINVFTPQKSLEEFQDLYLVMELMDASLCQVIHMDLDHERMSYLLYQILCGIRHLHSAGIIHRDLKPSNIVVKSDCTLKILDFGLARTACTNFMMTPYVVTRYYRAPEVILGMKYKENVDLWSVGCIMAEMISHKILFPGKDYIDQWNKVIEVLGTPSLEFMNRLMETVRNYVMNKPQYPGVSFAELFPDWAFPSDSEHDKLKTGQARDLLSKMLVIDPECRISVEEALNHPYIHVWYDPAEADAPPPQISDKQLEEREHTIEQWKELIYEEVIDWEERNKNGLMKEDCSDVVSGSASQSSSANDISSMSTEHTLASDTDSSSIDTLTGPLDESQ, translated from the exons ATGAGTGAGACAGAGGGCCAGTTCTACAGCGTGCAGGTGGGAGACTCCACCTTCACTGTACTCAAGCGCTACCAGCAGCTCCGCGCCATTGGCTCCGGGGCCCAGGGCATTGTCTG CTCTGCGATGGATACAGTCCTCGGTATACCAGTAGCAGTGAAAAAGCTGTGTCGGCCCTTCCAGAACCAGACCCATGCTAAACGTGCCTACAGGGAGCTGGTACTTCTCAAATGTGTCAATCACAAAAAT ATCATCCGTCTGATCAATGTGTTCACGCCTCAGAAGTCCCTGGAGGAATTCCAGGATCT GTACCTAGTGATGGAGCTGATGGATGCCAGTCTATGCCAGGTGATCCACATGGACCTGGACCATGAGAGGATGTCCTACCTGCTCTACCAGATCCTTTGTGGCATCAGACACCTGCACTCTGCTGGTATCATCCACAGG GACCTAAAGCCCAGTAACATTGTGGTGAAGTCAGATTGCACTCTGAAGATTTTGGACTTTGGCCTGGCTCGGACGGCCTGCACTAACTTCATGATGACCCCGTATGTGGTGACCAGATACTATCGTGCCCCAGAGGTCATACTGGGCATGAAGTATAAGGAGAACG TGGATCTGTGGTCGGTTGGCTGCATAATGGCTGAAATGATCTCTCACAAAATCCTCTTCCCTGGAAAGGACT ACATTGACCAGTGGAATAAGGTAATTGAGGTTCTAGGCACGCCTAGTCTGGAGTTTATGAACCGACTGATGGAGACCGTGAGGAACTATGTGATGAACAAGCCACAGTATCCTGGAGTCAGCTTTGCTGAGCTTTTCCCTGACTGGGCCTTTCCTTCTGACTCAGAACACGACAAACTAAAAA CAGGTCAGGCGCGGGACCTGCTGTCCAAAATGCTGGTCATTGATCCTGAATGCCGCATCTCTGTAGAAGAAGCCCTCAATCACCCCTACATTCACGTGTGGTACGATCCAGCAGAGGCCGATGCG CCTCCTCCTCAGATTTCAGATAAGCAGCtggaagagagagagcacaCCATAGAGCAATGGAAAG AACTCATTTATGAAGAGGTGATTGACTGGGAAGAGAGGAACAAGAATGGTCTGATGAAAGAAGATTGTTCAG ATGTGGTGTCAGGTTCGGCCTCCCAGTCGTCCTCAGCCAACGACATCTCGTCCATGTCCACGGAGCACACCTTGGCTTCGGACACAGATAGCAGCAGCATTGACACACTGACGGGACCGCTGGACGAGAGTCAGTGA